Sequence from the Candidatus Eremiobacteraceae bacterium genome:
GGCGGCGCCATCGACGGGCCTTCGGCCGGCGTCGCGGTGTTCTCGTGCCTGTATTCCGCTCTGCGGCGCGTACCGCTGCCGCAGGACGTCGCGATGACGGGTGAAGTGGGCATCGGCGGCGCCGTGCGGCCCGTCGGGGGCATCCCGGAAAAGCTATGGGCCGCGCGCGCCGCAGGCATGCGCGCGGTCATCGTGCCACGCGAGAACGCAAACGACGTGCCTTCCGATCTGCGCGGCATGGAAGTCTCGCTGGTGGGCGACGTGCGCGAGGCGCTGGCGGCGCTCGGCGTCGAACAAGTGCCGACCGCATGAACACCATCGACCGCGTACCGCCGCAGAATCTCGACGCCGAACAAGCAGTGCTCGGCGCGCTCATGGTGGATCGCGAGTTGATGTCGGTGCTCGGTGAAATCGTGCAGCGGTCGGATTTCTATGCTCCGCACCACGCGACCATCTTCGAAAACCTGCAGCGGCTGTACGAGCGCGGCGAGCCCATCGACAAAGTCTCGGTGGCCGAGGAGCTGCGCAGCCGGAAACTGCTCGACGACATCGGCGGCGCGGAGTTCTTGAGCCGGCTGCTGGACTCGGTCCCCACCACGGCATCCGCAGAGTATTACGCCCGGGTTGTGGCCGAAAAAGCGATATTGCGGTCGCTGATCGGCGCGGGCAGCCGCATCACCCAGATCGGCTTCGAACCCTCGGACGACGTCGACGAGACGCTCGACCGCTGCGAGCAGATGATCTTCCAAATCGGGCGCCGCCAGGGCGCCGGATTCGTCCTCGTCAAGGATTTGCTCAAGCCGGCGTTCGAGCAAATAGATAAGCTCTACCATCAGCAAGGCCAGGTCACGGGCGTACCTTCGGGCTTCAAGCGGCTGGACCAATTCACCGCCGGTTTTCAAGCAGGCGAACTGATCATCGTCGCGGCGCGGCCATCAATGGGCAAGACCTCGCTCGCATTGAACATCACCATGTACGCGGCGCGCGACGCCGGCAAGGCCGCGGCGTTGTTCTCACTCGAGATGAGCAACGAACAATTGGTCCAACGGCTGCTGAGCGGCGAAGCCAAGCTCGACGCCCAGCGCTTGCGCACCGGCAACATCAAAGACGAAGAGTGGAGCGATATCACGGCCGCGATGGGCGTCCTCGCCGAAGTACCGATCTACATCGACGATTCGGCGGCATTGACGGTGAGCGAAGTGCGCTCGCGGTGCCGGCGTCTGAAGGCCAACACCGGCCTCGATCTCATCGTCGTCGACTATCTGCAATTGCTGCGCCCGTCGAACCCGCGCGTCACCAGCCGTGTGGAGATCATCGACGAGATCTGCCGCGGATTGAAGGCGCTCGCCAAAGAATTGAAAGTGCCGGTCATCGCGCTCGCGCAATTGAACCGGTCGCCGGAGATGCGAAACGACAAGCGGCCGATGCTCTCCGACCTGCGCGAGTCGGGCGGCATCGAGCAGGAAGCGGACGTGGTCGCGTTCATCTATCGCGACGAATACTACAACGCTCCCACCCCGGAGAACGAGCACCTCGCGGAGATCATCATCGCGAAGCAGCGCAACGGTCCCACCGGCACCGTCATGCTTCGCTTCGACAAGAAATTCACCACATTTTCCGACGTCGAGCTGGAGCACTCCCCGCCGTAATGCCGTCGCTGGAAGGGCTAACAAAACGACTGAACGTGCTTCGCGGCCAGCTCTTCGTGGACACGAGCGCGCATCACCGGGATTCCGTGCTGATCTGTGCCATACAGCGCAGCGGGACCACCTGGTTCGGCGACGTGATAAACTACGGCAACGAATACCGTTCGATGTACGAACCTTTTCACAACCGCTACGTGCCGGAAGTCAAAGCGTTCAAGACATGGCAGTATCTGCGCCCCGGCGACGATTCGCCTGAATACCTCGAGCCCGCTAAGGCGATCTTCGAAGGGCGCATCCGCAATAAATGGATCAGCGCCTACAACAGACGGTTCGTCGCGAACCGCCGGCTCATCAAGGATGTCCGCAGTCTGATGATGATCGGCTGGATTCGCGCGCACTTCCCGGATATGCCCGTCATCCTGTTGCTGCGCCATCCGTGCGCGGTGCTGAATTCGCTGCTGCGATTGCATTGGCATCGCAATGCGGCCGCACTCATCTTGGCGCAGCCGCAGCTCATGGAAGACCATCTCGAACCGTTTCGGGCAGAAATCGAATCCGTTTCCGGCGACGTCGACAATCATCTGCTCGCGTGGTGCGCGAACTACTACGTGGCGCTGCGGCAGCTAGCCGGACAACGGGTCTTCGTCGCGTTCTACGAGCGCTTTCTCGCCGAACCGCGCGGCGAGATCGCGCGGCTCTTCGCCTTCTTAGAGCGCCCGTTCGACGACCGGGTCTTCAAACGAATGGCCGTTCCGTCCGTCCAGGCACGGGTCGCGCGTCACGGCGACTCAAGCGCAATCGTGACCGGCGGTAACGTCCTCGACGAATGGCGCAAGCACATCACGCCGGAGCAGACCGCTCGCGCCGGCGCACTGCTCGAGCGCTTCGGTTTGGATGTGATCTACGGCCCCGAGACGATGCCGCGCGTGAGCGATCTCACGCATTTCGGGATACCATTGTGAAACCGCTACCGTGGAACGCCGGGAAGAACGAACGGATCGCGCGTGAGCGGCATCGCGTCGTCGCTGTAGACGCGGTCTAGGCCGAACGCGTGCAGCAGCGCCATGCCGGCCGCGCGCTCATCGGCGGAGACCTTTTGCTGCCATTCATCGACGAGCTGGGCCGCGCCGGTTCGGATCGGGCTGTCCCTGCGCGCCGTGAACGACGGTTGCTTCAACGTCGAGAGCGCGCTATCTCGATACGGGCGGCCGAGAAAGGCGCATGCCTCTCGGAGTGCGCGATCGGCGTTCACGCAGAGGTCTTCGTAGAAGAGCACGTGCACGTCATCGCGCCGCAACTGCCGGAAGGGAACGTAGTGCTGGACACACCAATTCGCGACGTGTTGTTCAAAATCGCCGCGCGCTGCGCGGATGACGTCGACGAACGGCGCGAGATGGTCGTAGAGCAGCGGCTGTTGGATCAAGAAGGGATCGAGGCGCGTCGGCCAGCCTTTGACGCGGCGGGATTGCGCGGTCGCGAACGGATGGCGGACGACCATGACGATCCGGACGGAAGGAAACCGGCGATGAAGCCAAGCGATCCAAAGATTGGCATGCGTCTCTTTGATCATCCGTCTTGTCCCGAAAAAGCGCGTGTTGCGCTGATCGACGGTCGCATGTCGAAGGCGACCCGCCAGCACGTTCTCGGCGGCGGCGGCATATTCGGGCGCGGCATCTTCGGGCCGCAGGTAAAGGCCGTACGTGAATCGAGCGTTCACCATGACGCGCTCGCCGTTGAACGGTTCGTACATGTTCCGGTAGCGGCCGTCAAAGTTGAGGGCGGAAGCCGCCCATGTGGTGCCGCTGCGATGCGAGCCGGCGACGAACGCCGCATTGTCCACTCCGCCGGCGTCGATGAACCGCTCGCGGATGAAGTTTTTGATCGGCTTAGGAATCGCGCCGCGCACGCCGTTGAAGAGTTGACGCATAAGATCGATGCGGCGATACTTGCGCGCGCTCGACGAAACGACCTTTGCGGTTCGCGCAGCCTCAGTCGAGCGGCGCGCTGATTCGTGCGCTTCGCGGCGATACATTCCGGTCCGATGTTGAAATGGCAAGCCGCCACGATTCGTCTATTGCTCGATCGCCAAGGCACGATGCTCGTGCAGTGCAGGGAGCTTTCCGCGCCGCGTACTTCACGCGGACGGTTGGCGATGCTCGCTTTTCAGTCGCGCGGCTCGATGATCGATGAACTTGAGGTGAACGAAGCGCCGGCGGCCCAATCGTCGGAATCCGATCTCGATTTTTGCATCGCGTTCGACGGCCGAGCTGCGGCGCTGGCCCCGCCATCGCGCATGGGCACATGGCTCTTCGATGCTGACGGAGCCGAGAGCGCGCCGGGCCTCAACGCCTTTTGCGAGAACCGCGACGTCATCGAGGCGCGGTTGCTGCAGATCGATAGCGCCGGAGTCACTACGTGCTTGCGAGCGGGAGCCCTTGGGGTCGATAGGCACTCGCTTGCGTCCACGGTCAACGGCTTGCTCGACGAACTGTCGCGCTGGCCCGCCATCGCGCTACGCGACATCGAAGCTGGCCTTTTGGAGATCGAGCCGGCCTTGCCGCCGGTCAACGTCCGTGAGCCAACGACGTGGAACGTGACAAGCGCTGCCATCGGACTAGCGCTTCGACGGATTAATGCCGTTATCGAGAAACGCTTCTTCACGTATTCTTGGAACAGCGGCGTCGTGACCGGAACTCCCGCACAGATTGCCCGCGCGACAGTGTTGCCGCCCGTCGTGTGGTGCGAGGCGGGGCGTCGGCGGTTCTTCGCCGACCCGTTCGGAGCCACAATCGACGGCGTGCCCTCTGCATACTGCGAGGAAATCGATCCAGATACCAGCCGCGGGGTTATCGTGCGGTTAGCATTCATCGACGGTAAGCTCGTGCCGGGAGAGCGCGTTCTTGTCGAGCCTTATCATCTCTCGTATCCGTACGTTTTCGAACACGAGCGCCAATGGTACGCCATCCCGGAGTCGTGTCAAAATGGAGAAGTCGCGCTCTACCGGCTGCAGAATTCGGGCCGTGATTGGCGTAAACAAGCGGTG
This genomic interval carries:
- the dnaB gene encoding replicative DNA helicase, coding for MNTIDRVPPQNLDAEQAVLGALMVDRELMSVLGEIVQRSDFYAPHHATIFENLQRLYERGEPIDKVSVAEELRSRKLLDDIGGAEFLSRLLDSVPTTASAEYYARVVAEKAILRSLIGAGSRITQIGFEPSDDVDETLDRCEQMIFQIGRRQGAGFVLVKDLLKPAFEQIDKLYHQQGQVTGVPSGFKRLDQFTAGFQAGELIIVAARPSMGKTSLALNITMYAARDAGKAAALFSLEMSNEQLVQRLLSGEAKLDAQRLRTGNIKDEEWSDITAAMGVLAEVPIYIDDSAALTVSEVRSRCRRLKANTGLDLIVVDYLQLLRPSNPRVTSRVEIIDEICRGLKALAKELKVPVIALAQLNRSPEMRNDKRPMLSDLRESGGIEQEADVVAFIYRDEYYNAPTPENEHLAEIIIAKQRNGPTGTVMLRFDKKFTTFSDVELEHSPP
- a CDS encoding sulfotransferase, yielding MLRGQLFVDTSAHHRDSVLICAIQRSGTTWFGDVINYGNEYRSMYEPFHNRYVPEVKAFKTWQYLRPGDDSPEYLEPAKAIFEGRIRNKWISAYNRRFVANRRLIKDVRSLMMIGWIRAHFPDMPVILLLRHPCAVLNSLLRLHWHRNAAALILAQPQLMEDHLEPFRAEIESVSGDVDNHLLAWCANYYVALRQLAGQRVFVAFYERFLAEPRGEIARLFAFLERPFDDRVFKRMAVPSVQARVARHGDSSAIVTGGNVLDEWRKHITPEQTARAGALLERFGLDVIYGPETMPRVSDLTHFGIPL
- a CDS encoding sulfotransferase, which gives rise to MYRREAHESARRSTEAARTAKVVSSSARKYRRIDLMRQLFNGVRGAIPKPIKNFIRERFIDAGGVDNAAFVAGSHRSGTTWAASALNFDGRYRNMYEPFNGERVMVNARFTYGLYLRPEDAAPEYAAAAENVLAGRLRHATVDQRNTRFFGTRRMIKETHANLWIAWLHRRFPSVRIVMVVRHPFATAQSRRVKGWPTRLDPFLIQQPLLYDHLAPFVDVIRAARGDFEQHVANWCVQHYVPFRQLRRDDVHVLFYEDLCVNADRALREACAFLGRPYRDSALSTLKQPSFTARRDSPIRTGAAQLVDEWQQKVSADERAAGMALLHAFGLDRVYSDDAMPLTRDPFVLPGVPR